Genomic DNA from Bacteroidales bacterium:
TTTTATAGAATTCCATTCTTCTTTTTGAATTTTCTATATTTCTTTTTCTAAAATCATTACCAAAACATCCCTTTTTTATTAAATCAGCAATTTCTTCAGGGTTACTTGGATTAAAAATAAATTCATCATTCCCGATTGACTCAGGCAATGAGGTTATAGTTGAACAAATTACAGGCACTCCATATCGCATTGCTTCAAACAAAGGTCCACTTCCTGCTTCATACAAAGTTGGAATTACAACTAACTGTGCTGAATGATACAATCCAATTAAATCTTCCTCTGGAACTGTCCCCATAAATTTGACATTGTTTTCTAATTTTAACGACATGATTTCATTTTCTATTTTTTTATAAAATGATGTTTTCCCTCCAGTACATACCAAAAAAACATCCTTCCCTTCAATTCTCAAAATTGATATCGCTTTTATTAAATTAGTGTGGTTCTTATGCTGCCAGGTAGCTGCAGGATACAGTATAAACATATCAGGTAAAGTATATTTCTCTTTCAACTGCTCAAATGAAGTATAATTCGTTTTTGAAAACCAATCCTCGGCAACAGTAATTGGACAAACAGTAACCTTGTCTGCATTAATTTCAAAATACTTCAATAAATCCTGTTTTACATGATTGAATGAAACAATAATATGATCGGATTCGTCAATTGCCTTTTTGTAGTGTATTGCCCTATACATCCTGATATCAGAAGAGAAATATTCAGGGAAATGTAACTCCTGAACATCATGCATCGTTATAATGACCGGCGTCTTAATTCCATAAATAGGTGACGTTTGAAATGGTACATGCAAAACATCCAGATTTAAAGCATCAAATTTTCTTTTATATGGATTGAGTTTTAATGATATTTTTTTAAATAATCTATTTTTTCT
This window encodes:
- a CDS encoding glycosyltransferase family 4 protein; amino-acid sequence: MKIGFILPHSGKNSSGGVLTYSIAVLKLLLRSQEIKSIYLIHSPGQEEHITNYFKNEKVIPIEFDRKKLSFRIFNKLSRCFYPNRRKNRLFKKISLKLNPYKRKFDALNLDVLHVPFQTSPIYGIKTPVIITMHDVQELHFPEYFSSDIRMYRAIHYKKAIDESDHIIVSFNHVKQDLLKYFEINADKVTVCPITVAEDWFSKTNYTSFEQLKEKYTLPDMFILYPAATWQHKNHTNLIKAISILRIEGKDVFLVCTGGKTSFYKKIENEIMSLKLENNVKFMGTVPEEDLIGLYHSAQLVVIPTLYEAGSGPLFEAMRYGVPVICSTITSLPESIGNDEFIFNPSNPEEIADLIKKGCFGNDFRKRNIENSKRRMEFYKNQNYIEPFIDAYKKAIKAKESGSSHN